From the Micromonospora echinospora genome, the window CGCCGACCGACACGCAGGCCCGACTGGAGGCGTTCGAGGCGTCCGCCGCCCGCCGACAGTTGTTCCTCGGGTGAGAGGAGATCCGACGATGTACCAGCCCGTCCGTGCCGCCCGCGGCACCGAGCGCAGCGCCCGGGGGTGGCCGCAGGAGGCCGCCCTGCGGATGCTGATGAACAACCTCGACCCGGAGGTCGCCGAGCGCCCCGAGGACCTGGTGGTCTACGGCGGCACCGGGAAGGCCGCGCGGGACTGGCCGTCGTACCACGCGCTGGTGCGGACCCTCACCGACCTGCGCGACGACGAGACGATGCTGGTGCAGTCCGGCCGGCCGGTCGGTGTGCTGCGCACCCACGAGTGGGCGCCCCGGGTGCTGCTGGCCAACTCCAACCTGGTCGGCGACTGGGCCACCTGGCCGGAGTTCCGCCGCCTGGAGCAGCTCGGCCTGACCATGTACGGGCAGATGACCGCCGGCTCGTGGATCTACATCGGCACCCAGGGCATCCTCCAGGGCACCTACGAGACGTTCGCCGCCGTCGCCGCGAAGAGGTTCGGCGGCAGCCTGGCCGGGACGCTGACGCTCACCGCCGGCTGCGGCGGGATGGGCGGGGCGCAGCCGCTCGCGGTCACCATGAACGGCGGGGCGTGCCTGGTCGTCGACGTCGACCGGTCCCGCCTGGACCGCCGGGTGCACGACCGCTACCTGGACGAGGTCGCCGACTCCCTGGACGACGCGGTCGAGCGGGCGCTCGCCGCGAAGCGCGACCGGCGGGCGCTCTCCGTCGGGGTGGTCGGCAACGCCGCCACCGTCTTCCCGGAGTTGCTGCGCCGGGGCGTCGACATCGACGTGGTCACCGACCAGACCAGCGCGCACGACCCGCTGTCGTACGTGCCGGAGGGGGTGGAGCTGGCCGACGCCCGGGACTACGCGGCGGCGAAACCGGCCGAGTTCACCGACCGGGCCCGCGCGTCGATGGCGAAGCACGTCGAGGCGATGGTCGGCTTCCTGGACGCCGGGGCGGAGGTCTTCGACTACGGCAACTCGATCCGGGGCGAGGCGAAGCTCGGCGGGTACGAGCGGGCGTTCGATTTCCCCGGCTTCGTGCCGGCGTACATCCGGCCGTTGTTCTGCGAGGGGAAGGGCCCGTTCCGGTGGGCGGCGCTCTCCGGTGACCCGGCCGACATCGCCGCCACCGACCGGGCCATCCTCGACCTGTTCCCGGAGAACGAGTCCCTGGCCCGGTGGATCCGGCTGGCCGGGGAGCGGGTCGCCTTCCAGGGCCTGCCGGCGCGCATCTGCTGGCTCGGGTACGGCGAACGCGACCGGGCCGGGGTCCGCTTCAACGAGATGGTCGCCTCCGGCGAACTCTCCGCCCCGGTGGTGATCGGCCGGGACCACCTGGACTGCGGCAGCGTCGCCAGCCCGTACCGGGAGACCGAGGCGATGGCCGACGGCTCCGACGCGGTCGCCGACTGGCCGCTGCTCAACGCGCTGGTCAACACGGCCAGCGGCGCGTCCTGGGTGTCCATCCACCACGGCGGCGGGGTCGGCATCGGCCGGTCCATCCACGCCGGTCAGGTCTGCGTCGCCGACGGCAGCGCGCTCGCCGGCCAGAAGATCGAGCGGGTGCTCACCAACGACCCGGCGATGGGCGTCATCCGGCACGTTGACGCCGGTTACGACCACGCCCACGAGGTGGCTGACCGTACCGGGGTGCGCGTCCCGATGGCCGAGCGGTAGGAGGGGACCCTTGTTCATCGAAAATGCCCTGCAGGGGTCCCCTGCTACCACTACCGCCGGCCGTTTCCGCGAGCTGTGGGACGAGATCGCGCCGATCGGGCGGGACGCGCGCACCGGCGGTTACCTGCGGTACGCGTTCGGCGAGCCGGAGCGGCAGCTGCGGGAGTGGTTCCGCCAGCAGGCCGAGCGGCGGGGCATGCCGGTCAGCGACGACGGCAACGGCAACCTCTTCGCCCGCTGGGGCGACCCGGAGGCCGGCGACGCCGTGCTCACCGGCAGCCACTTCGACTCGGTGCCGCACGGCGGGGCGTACGACGGGCCGCTCGGCATCGTCAGCGCCTTCCTCGCCGTGGACGAACTGCGGGCAGCCGGGGTCACGCCGGCGCGACCGGTCGTCGTCGGCGCGTTCGTCGAGGAGGAGGGGGCCCGGTTCGGCGTACCGTGCCTGGGGTCGCGGCTGCTCACCGGGGCGCTGACGCCGGAGCGCGCGGCCGGGCTGCGCGACGCCGACGGGGTCAGCTTCGCCGAGGCGCTCGGCGACCGGCCGGCCGGTGCCCGGCCGGACCTGGTCGCCGGTTTCGCCGCCTTCGTCGAGCTGCACGTGGAGCAGGGCCGGGCGATGGTCGACCGGGACGCGTCGGTCGGGGTGGCGACGGCCATCTGGCCGCACGGCCGCTGGCGGTTCGACGTCACCGGCGAGGGCAACCACGCCGGTACGACCCGGATGGCCGACCGCCGTGACCCGATGCTCACCTACGCGTTCACCGTGCTGGCGGCGAACAAGGAGGCCCGGTTGCGCGGGGCACACGCCACCGTCGGACGGGTCCGGGTCGAGCCGAACGCCACCAACGCGATCCCGGCCCGGGTGACCGGTTGGCTGGACGCCCGGGCCGCCGAGGAGTCCACGCTCGCCGAGCTGGTCGAGGCGGTGCGTGCCAAGGCGGCCGAGCGGGCCCGCCGGGACGGCACGGAGATCGCCCTGACCGAGGAGTCGGCGACGCCGCTGGTCGGTTTCGACGCCGACCTGGGCCGGCGGCTGGCGGCGCTGCTGGACGCGCCGACGCTGCCCACGGCGGCCGGGCACGACGCCGG encodes:
- the hutU gene encoding urocanate hydratase; this encodes MYQPVRAARGTERSARGWPQEAALRMLMNNLDPEVAERPEDLVVYGGTGKAARDWPSYHALVRTLTDLRDDETMLVQSGRPVGVLRTHEWAPRVLLANSNLVGDWATWPEFRRLEQLGLTMYGQMTAGSWIYIGTQGILQGTYETFAAVAAKRFGGSLAGTLTLTAGCGGMGGAQPLAVTMNGGACLVVDVDRSRLDRRVHDRYLDEVADSLDDAVERALAAKRDRRALSVGVVGNAATVFPELLRRGVDIDVVTDQTSAHDPLSYVPEGVELADARDYAAAKPAEFTDRARASMAKHVEAMVGFLDAGAEVFDYGNSIRGEAKLGGYERAFDFPGFVPAYIRPLFCEGKGPFRWAALSGDPADIAATDRAILDLFPENESLARWIRLAGERVAFQGLPARICWLGYGERDRAGVRFNEMVASGELSAPVVIGRDHLDCGSVASPYRETEAMADGSDAVADWPLLNALVNTASGASWVSIHHGGGVGIGRSIHAGQVCVADGSALAGQKIERVLTNDPAMGVIRHVDAGYDHAHEVADRTGVRVPMAER